One genomic segment of Pseudomonas sp. RU47 includes these proteins:
- a CDS encoding DUF6124 family protein: MKKPTPNPPESDTDSTSPYASVDSKKLHEAADRALDFYLNPTAHIMSCANEPEPMYLANPRYNTESLLANASETLGSASEMLINFAASLETSHRKTALGIAQVVMLGELAVNQALDHVELKDG; the protein is encoded by the coding sequence ATGAAAAAACCAACACCCAATCCCCCAGAATCAGACACCGACAGCACATCCCCCTACGCCTCAGTCGACAGCAAAAAACTCCACGAAGCCGCCGACCGCGCCCTCGATTTCTACCTCAACCCCACCGCCCACATCATGTCCTGCGCCAACGAGCCGGAACCCATGTACCTCGCCAACCCCAGGTACAACACCGAATCCCTGCTGGCCAACGCCAGCGAAACCCTCGGCTCGGCCAGCGAGATGCTCATCAACTTCGCCGCCTCCCTGGAAACCTCACACCGCAAGACTGCACTGGGTATCGCACAAGTCGTCATGCTGGGCGAACTGGCGGTGAATCAAGCGCTGGATCACGTCGAGTTGAAGGATGGCTAA